The Lactuca sativa cultivar Salinas chromosome 2, Lsat_Salinas_v11, whole genome shotgun sequence genome includes a window with the following:
- the LOC111902976 gene encoding uncharacterized protein LOC111902976 gives MAFVTCGCTGKIQNAYVVRQFKVASIRWWNTLGKTLIPNKTLQLRWEECLTHFKRTFSSAEDMLDLENQLLTLKKGSMIVDEYTDAFTDKLEFALRVVPDELAKIDRYSKGLPWEYYVLLKQASTFELAIWVANSVENMITKRTTDRAEVDGKRKVDGSSGIKKKNNNKKKKMFLKSSSKPGSNQEGKWCDQCKKKHFEDCVVCFKCKKPRNISTNCLVKGKVCFSCGEEGHMNAECQKAVKQTSRILPSKPKGRSYQMTLNEAKEETNIASGTFLFNQIPVKILFDSRADHSFISHEFGRKLRLSPLKAKYP, from the coding sequence ATGGCTTTTGTCACATGTGGTTGCACTGGCAAGATTCAAAACGCCTACGTTGTGAGGCAATTTAAGGTTGCATCGATCCGTTGGTGGAATACGTTGGGGAAAACATTAATCCCCAACAAGACATTGCAACTGAGGTGGGAAGAGTGTTTGACCCACTTCAAGCGGACTTTTTCTTCAGCTGAGGACATGTTGGATTTGGAGAATCAACTCCTAACGTTGAAAAAGGGAAGCATGATAGTTGATGAGTACACCGATGCTTTCACTGACAAACTGGAGTTTGCACTGCGAGTGGTCCCTGACGAACTGGCCAAGATTGATAGGTACTccaagggactcccatgggagtattaTGTGCTATTAAAGCAGGCATCGACTTTTGAGCTGGCTATCTGGGTTGCAAATTCTGTGGAGAATATGATTACGAAAAGGACCACCGACAGAGCTGAAGTCGATGGGAAGAGGAAAGTTGATGGGTCCTCaggaatcaagaagaagaataataataagaagaagaagatgttttTGAAGTCAAGCAGCAAGCCTGGAAGCAACCAAGAAGGGAAGTGGTGCGATCAGTGCAAGAAAAAACACTTCGAAGACTGTGTCGTTTGCTTCAAGTGTAAGAAGCCTAGGAATATTTCTACAAATTGCCTAGTGAAAGGAAAAGTTTGTTTCAGTTGTGGAGAGGAAGGGCACATGAACGCAGAGTGCCAAAAAGCTGTGAAGCAAACTTCTAGAATCCTGCCATCAAAGCCTAAGGGTCGAAGCTACCAGATGACTCTCAATGAAGCAAAGGAAGAGACAAATATTGCTTCAGGTACATTCTTATTTAATCAAATTCCTGTAAAGATATTATTTGATTCTCGAGCAGATCATTcatttatatcgcatgaatttggtagaaaacttaGATTATCACCACTTAAGGCTAAGTACCCATAA